One genomic segment of Manis javanica isolate MJ-LG chromosome 7, MJ_LKY, whole genome shotgun sequence includes these proteins:
- the GDF10 gene encoding growth/differentiation factor 10 yields MACSPARTSAGRGPRLLPLLALLLVLLRDAGCGYSAPARSNQPAAADGPAGIEDSQRSLEDVAAAPGAGAQDMVTMHMLRLYEKYSRRGARPGGGNTVRSFRAQLEVVDQKIVYFFNLTSMQDSEMILTATFHFYSEPWWPRAWEAPCKQQAKNGSCRLLPLDPPSRQHLLFRSLSQNTATQGLLRGTMALAPPPRGLWQAKDISPIIKAARRDGELLLSTQLDSGEKAPGMPRPSPHAPYILIYANDLAISEPNSVAVTLQRYDPFQAGDPEPGAAPNSSADPRVRRATQATGPLQDNELPGLDERPAHAPPAQHYHKHEMWPSPFRALKPRAGRKDRRKKGQDVFMVASQMLDFDEKTMQKARRKQWDEPRVCSRRYLKVDFADVGWNEWIILPKSFDAYYCAGACEFPMPKIVRPSNHATIQSIVRAVGIVPGIPEPCCVPDKMNSLGVLFLDENRNVVLKVYPNMSVETCACR; encoded by the exons ATGGCCTGTAGCCCTGCTCGGACGAGCGCAGGACGGGGTCCCCGGCTGCTGCCTCTGCTGGCGCTGCTTCTGGTGCTGCTCCGGGACGCCGGCTGCGGCTACTCGGCACCAGCGCGGTCTAACCAGCCCGCGGCCGCCGACGGCCCAGCGGGGATCGAGGACTCCCAGCGGTCCTTGGAGGATGTGGCCGCTGCCCCGGGCGCTGGCGCCCAAGACATGGTCACTATGCACATGCTCCGGCTTTATGAGAAATACAGCCGGAGGGGCGCGCGGCCGGGAGGGGGCAACACGGTCCGCAGCTTCCGCGCTCAACTAG AAGTGGTCGACCAGAAGATTGTGTATTTCTTCAACCTGACTTCCATGCAGGACTCAGAAATGATCCTCACAGCCACATTCCACTTCTACTCCGAGCCTTGGTGGCCCAGAGCGTGGGAGGCACCGTGCAAGCAGCAGGCCAAGAATGGGTCCTGCCGCCTGCTGCCCCTGGACCCTCCTTCACGCCAGCACCTGCTCTTCCGAAGCCTCTCGCAGAACACAGCCACCCAGGGGCTGCTCCGCGGGACCATGGCGCTGGCACCCCCACCACGGGGCCTGTGGCAGGCCAAAGACATCTCCCCTATCATCAAGGCAGCCCGCCGGGATGGTGAGCTGCTCCTCTCCACCCAGCTGGATTCTGGAGAGAAGGCCCCAGGGatgcccaggcccagcccccacGCACCCTACATCCTCATCTATGCCAACGACCTGGCCATCTCAGAACCCAATAGTGTGGCAGTGACACTGCAGAGATATGACCCCTttcaggctggagacccagagcCTGGGGCAGCCCCCAACAGCTCTGCAGACCCCCGTGTGCGCCGGGCCACGCAGGCCACTGGGCCCCTCCAGGACAACGAGCTGCCAGGGCTGGATGAGAGGCCAGCACATGCCCCCCCTGCCCAGCACTACCATAAGCACGAAATGTGGCCTAGCCCCTTCCGAGCCCTGAAGCCCCGGGCAGGGCGCAAAGACCGCAGGAAGAAGGGCCAGGATGTGTTTATGGTCGCCTCACAGATGCTAGACTTTGATGAGAAGACAATGCAGAAAGCCCGGAGGAAGCAGTGGGACGAGCCAAGGGTCTGCTCTCGGAGGTACCTGAAGGTGGACTTCGCAGACGTCGGGTGGAACGAATGGATCATCTTGCCCAAATCCTTTGATGCCTACTACTGCGCGGGAGCCTGCGAGTTCCCCATGCCCAAG ATTGTCCGTCCTTCCAACCACGCCACCATCCAGAGCATCGTCAGGGCTGTGGGCATAGTCCCAGGCATCCCAGAACCCTGCTGTGTTCCAGACAAGATGAACTCTCTGGGAGTTCTCTTCCTGGATGAGAACCGGAATGTGGTTCTGAAAGTGTACCCCAACATGTCTGTGGAGACCTGTGCCTGCCGGTAA